cacattgaccccattgatcccattgatcccattggtcccattgatcccactgATCCATTGATCCCactgatcccattgaccccattgatcccatcgttcccattgatcccactgATCCATcaatcccattgatcccatcgttcccattgatcccactggtcccattgatcccattgatcccactgATTCCACTGATCCCACtggtcccattgatcccattgatcccatccaTGGCAGCCTGCGGTTGGGGGTCAAtccatggggctggagctgggaatAGGCTGGGAATGGGCTGGGAAGCGACGTCCCacatggagcaggatggggaaTGTGGGGTCATGCAATAGGGTGGcgtctatgggtgtctatagTTGGCTATGGGTGTCTGTAGgtatctatgggtgtctatgggacatctataggtgtctatagggtgtctgtgggtgtctataggtgtctatagggtgcCTATATCATGTCTATCagtgtctatagggtgtctatgggtgcctGGGGGTGTCTGGGGGGTGTCCATAAGTGTCTATAAGTGTTTACTGGGTGCCTATGAGTGTCTATGGATGTCTGCCTATGGGTGTCTATAGGTACctgtctataggtgtctatgggtgtcaacaggtgtctataggtgtctatggggctctatgggtctgtatgagtctctgtgggtctctatgggtgtctataggtccctatgggtctctgtAGGTCCCTGTGcgtccctatgggtctctatgggtccctataggtccctatggggctctatggggtctgtcTGTGGCTGTTCCCGGTCTGGGTTGCCCCCCCCCGCACCTTTTTATAGCCGTTGCCATGGGAACCGCGCCGTTGCCAAGGAGCAGCTGGGATCGCCCAcgcgctcccccccccccccccagcaccccggGAAGGCCACGTGACCCACAGCGTGGGAACCCCCACTGtgcccgcccccccccccacccgccTGGGATCACGTGACACACACCCCACAGCCAGACCCATAACTGAGCACTGGGACCCTCCCAGACCCACAACTGGGCATTGACCCACAgctgagccccacagctctatccctgccccacacctgagcatcaccccatggccatggtcccagccccacagctccatcccagccccacacctgaGCGTCACCCCATGGCCATGGTCCCTATCCTCACCCCATGGCCATGGTCCCTATCCTCACCCCATGGCTgtggtcccagccccacagctccatccctgccccacacctgaGCATCACCCCATGGCCATGGTCCCTATCCTCACCCCATgacccagcatcaccccatggccATGGTCCCTATCCTCACCCCATGGCCgtggtcccagccccacagctccatcccagccccacacctgaGCATCACCCCATGGCCATGGTCCTTATCCTCACCCCATGGCTgtggtcccagccccacagctccatcccagccccacacctgaGCATCACCCCATGGCCATGGTCCCTATCCTCACCCCATGGCCATGGTCCCTATCCTCACCCCATGGCTGTGGTCCCTATCCTCACCCCATgacccagcatcaccccatggccATGGACCCCATCCCTacacctgcatccctgccccacacctgaGCATCACCCCATGGCCAAGCATCACCCCAGGACCATGGTCCTCATCCCcacagctgcatcccagccccacattgGGCATCACCCCATGGCTGTGGTCCTGATCCCCACacctgcatcccagccccaccCTGAGCATCCCCCCATGGCCAtggtccccatccccacacctgcatccctgccccaaACCTGAGCATCACCCCATGGCCATGGTCCTCTTCCCCAcacccacatcccagccccactcctgagcatcaccccatggcccagcatcaccccatggccatggtcccagccccacacctccatccctgccctaCATCTGAGCATCACCCCATGGCTGTGGtaccctgccccacagctccatcccagccctACATCTGAGCATCACCCCATGGCCATGGTCCCCTTCCCCACACCTGCATCCCAGCCCCCCAActcagcatcaccccatggccAAGCATTACCCCATGGCCATAGTCCTATCCCTacacctgcatccctgccccacatctgaGCATCACCCCATGGTCCAGCATCACCTCATGGCCatggtcccagccccacacctccatccctgccccacatctgagcatccccccatagcccagcATCCCCCACACCCATGGTCCCCAAcacccccttctctccccctcaCAGGCGCCATGGCCGctgctctccctctccctctcctgctgTCCCTGCTATGGCCATCACTGTTGCCAGGCGCCACCGCGGCAGTGCCGGACGCCAACGGCACGTGCCGCGGCTCATCCCGGTGCCAGCCGGGGGTCCTGCTGCCGGTGTGGCAGCCCCACGACCCGTCGACGGGCGACAAGGCCGCGCGCGCCGTCGTCTACTTCGTGGCCATGGTCTACCTGTTCCTGGGCGTCTCCATCATCGCCGACCGCTTCATGGCCTCCATCGAGGTCATCACGTCCAAGGAGAAGGAGATCACCATCACCAAAGCCAACGGTGAGACCAGCGTGGGCACCGTGCGCATCTGGAACGAGACCGTCTCCAACCTCACCCTCATGGCGCTGGGCTCGTCGGCGCCGGAGATCCTGCTCTCGGTCATTGAGGTCTGTGGCCACGACTTCCAAGCCGGTGAATTGGGTCCCGGCACCATCGTCGGCAGTGCCGCGTTCAACATGTTCGTGGTGATCGCCGTGTGTGTCTATGTGGTGCCGGCAGGCGAGTGCCGGCGCATCAAGCACCTGCGGGTGTTCTTCGTCACCGCGTCCTGGAGCATCTTCGCCTATGTTTGGTTGTACCTGATCCTGGCTGTTATCTCACCCGGTGTGGTGCAGGTGTGGGAAGCCCTCCTGACCCTCATCTTCTTCCCGGTGTGTGTGGTTGTGGCCTGGGCCGCCGACAAGCGGCTCCTGTTCTATAAGGACGTGTACAAGCGGTACCGCGCCGACCCGCGCAGCGGCATCATCATCGGCACCGAAGGCGACGCGCCGAAGCCCATTGAGATGGATGGGAGCATCCCGGCACCGCCGCCGCCACCGGAGCAACCGGATGACAAGGAGCAGGACGAGGCGCGCCGGGAAGTGATCCAGATCCTAAAGGAGCTGAAGCAGAAGTACCCGGAGAAGGAACTGGAGCAGCTCTTGGACATGGCCAACTACGCGGCGCTGCTGCACCAACAGAAGAGCCGCGCTTTCTACCGCATCCAAGCCACGCGCATGATGACCGGCGCCGGTAACGTGCTCCGCAAGCACGCGGCCGCCCCTTCCCGGCGCTTCCCGGCGCTTCCGGAGGCTCCATCCGACGCCGAGGATGAGGAATGCGGCCGGATCTACTTCGAGCCCTGTCTCTATCACTGCCTGGAGAACTGCGGCGCGGTGACGCTGTCGGTGGCCTGCGAACACGGCGCCGGTGCCAACCGCACCTTCTACGTGGATTACCGCACCGAGGATGGTTCAGCCAAAGCCGGCTCCGACTATGAGTACAGTGAGGGGACGTTGGTGTTCAAACCGGGTGAGACGGTGAAGGAGCTTCGCATTGGCATCATTGACGATGATATCTTCGAGGAGGACGAGCGCTTCTTCGTGCGGCTGCTCAACCTCCGCGTCGGCGACGCCGAGGGCATGTTCGAGCCGGATTGTGCCGAGCACCCCAAGGGGAAGCTGGTGGCTCCGGCGCTGGCCACAGTCACCATCCTGGATGATGACCACGCCGGGATCTTCGCCTTCCAGGAGAGGATGATGAGAGTCAGTGAGGGGCAAGGGTGGGTGGAGGTGAAGGTGGTGAGAGGCTCCGGCGCCCGCGGCACCGTGCTGCTGCCGTACCGCACCGTGGAGGGGTCGGCCAAGGGAGGAGGAGTGCACTATGAGGATGCCTGCGGGGAGCTGGAGTTCCGCAATGATGAGACCATGTGAGGGGCGGATGGGTATGGGGTGGATGGGGTATGGGGATATATGtggaatgggatatgggatatatgtggaatgggatatgggatatatggggaatggtatatggggtatatgaggtatgggggatatagggggtgggatatgggatatatggggtatgggatatatgtGGAAtggtatatggggtatatgggatgtggggtatgggatatgggatatatgggatgtggggtatggggtatatggggtatgggatacaCGGGATGTGGAATATATGGGATACACGGGATACAAGGTAtggggatatatgggatatatgggatatggggcatATGGGATATGGTGTATGGGATAAATGGCATATGGGGTATGTAGAATATATTGGATATCATAGGGATATGCTGTGGTGCAATGGTGCTCAATGGGACGCAGTAGGGTGCAATGGGCCAGTTCAATGGGGTTCAgtggggtgcagtgggtgcaatggggttcaatggggtgcAATGGCTGCAGTGGGGTTCAATGTGTGCAatagggttcaatggggttctatagggtgcagtgggtgcaatAGGGTTCATTGGGGTTCAGTGGGGTTCAGTAGGGGTTCAATGGGGTGCAGTGGGCGCAATGGGCTGAAATAAGGTTCAATGGTGTGCATTAGGgttcaatgggtttcaatgggtttAATGGCTGCAGtagggttcaatggggttcaacGGCTGCgatggggttcaatgggtttcaatgggtttCCAACaggtgtcaatgggtgtcagtggggttcaatgggtttacaatgggtgtcaatgggtttacaatggggttcaatggtatcaatggggttcaatgggtgtcaatggggttcaGTGGGGTTCAGTAGGtttcaatggggttcaatgggtttacaatgggtttcaatgggtgTCAATAGGTTtacaatggggttcaatgggtttacaatgggtttcaatggggttcaatggtatcaatggggttcaatgggtttacaatgggtgtcaatgggtatcaatgggtttcaatgggtttcaatgggtgtcaatggggttcaatgggtttcaatgggtatcaatgggtatcaatgggtttacaatgggtttcaatgggtgtcaatggggttcaatgggtttacaatgggtgtcaatgggt
The window above is part of the Melopsittacus undulatus isolate bMelUnd1 chromosome 24, bMelUnd1.mat.Z, whole genome shotgun sequence genome. Proteins encoded here:
- the SLC8A2 gene encoding sodium/calcium exchanger 2, producing the protein MVYLFLGVSIIADRFMASIEVITSKEKEITITKANGETSVGTVRIWNETVSNLTLMALGSSAPEILLSVIEVCGHDFQAGELGPGTIVGSAAFNMFVVIAVCVYVVPAGECRRIKHLRVFFVTASWSIFAYVWLYLILAVISPGVVQVWEALLTLIFFPVCVVVAWAADKRLLFYKDVYKRYRADPRSGIIIGTEGDAPKPIEMDGSIPAPPPPPEQPDDKEQDEARREVIQILKELKQKYPEKELEQLLDMANYAALLHQQKSRAFYRIQATRMMTGAGNVLRKHAAAPSRRFPALPEAPSDAEDEECGRIYFEPCLYHCLENCGAVTLSVACEHGAGANRTFYVDYRTEDGSAKAGSDYEYSEGTLVFKPGETVKELRIGIIDDDIFEEDERFFVRLLNLRVGDAEGMFEPDCAEHPKGKLVAPALATVTILDDDHAGIFAFQERMMRVSEGQGWVEVKVVRGSGARGTVLLPYRTVEGSAKGGGVHYEDACGELEFRNDETMRSLRVRLVDAAQYEKRERFYIELGTPRWMHRGISALLLAQAEGERQLSAEEEDARRIAEMGKPVLGENRRLEIIIEESYDFKNTVDKLMKKTNLATVIGTHSWREQFLEAITVSAGGEEEEDEGREERLPSCFDYVMHFLTVFWKVLFACVPPTAYCNGWACFGVSIVVLGLLTALIGDLAAHFGCTVGLKDSVNAVVFVALGTSIPDTFASKVAALQDPCADASIGNVTGSNAVNVFLGLGLAWSVAAVYWACRGRPFEVRAGTLAFSVTLFTVFAFVAIGVLLLRRRGAVGGELGGPRGPKILTTGLFLALWLLYVLFASLEAYCHIRGF